The following proteins are co-located in the Desulfoscipio sp. XC116 genome:
- a CDS encoding ABC transporter permease, with protein MKPAQSAYPAYLMLALGLLVLTWSTVLGSSLPAKLADLGGLHKTNKITATWLSNSNQPEEGSFSLQDMRQLTQYNLRDYDLAYAMEALTSAAYQKNQSQAQVLGVNDRYDQFHQINLRSGCFLTFEQENQPVAVINEDLAQALFQNCNVVGLEIELYGRKFKIVGVAGAEHSLIGTLTDRGYGTVYIPVKILLELEEDCKITSLEVATKDAGTTGLNAAVLGTALASIGQDPTSYKIIDYNVADLLMEQENLLRNFVAGAVAMVMLLGLLRRKIKGIYHFCRLRLRDKYWSEIIKGDTVKLVLGMAEVSALVAVMLLLWKLIRFSLYIPPENIPNELIDVSFWVELIKNRIQTGLQSAGYTAPPGEVQLNILNTIRNWNLFLNIFLGWPLFLLGLYQIRLLQEKLLKVEVFCSVFLPAALSLGTALLLIIKMPPVIESGEVLLVFGSVFLTVVKVRGHTC; from the coding sequence TTGAAACCGGCCCAATCAGCCTATCCGGCTTATCTTATGCTGGCCCTGGGCCTATTGGTTTTAACCTGGAGCACTGTTCTGGGGTCGTCCCTGCCCGCTAAATTGGCGGATCTTGGCGGCCTGCATAAAACCAACAAAATCACCGCTACCTGGCTGAGCAACTCCAATCAGCCGGAAGAAGGCTCTTTTTCTCTGCAAGATATGCGGCAGCTTACCCAATACAACCTCCGGGACTATGATCTGGCTTACGCCATGGAGGCTTTAACTTCCGCCGCCTATCAAAAAAACCAGAGTCAGGCTCAGGTGCTGGGGGTGAATGACAGGTATGATCAATTCCATCAAATAAACTTGCGATCGGGCTGTTTTTTAACTTTTGAACAGGAGAACCAGCCGGTCGCTGTAATCAATGAAGATCTGGCTCAGGCTCTTTTTCAGAACTGCAATGTGGTGGGCCTGGAGATAGAACTTTATGGCCGGAAATTCAAAATAGTCGGGGTGGCCGGGGCTGAGCATTCCCTGATCGGGACTCTGACGGACAGGGGATACGGCACAGTGTACATACCGGTGAAAATACTGTTGGAACTGGAGGAAGATTGCAAAATAACCTCATTGGAAGTGGCAACAAAGGATGCCGGCACCACGGGTCTCAACGCCGCCGTTTTAGGAACAGCCCTGGCTTCCATCGGCCAGGACCCCACCAGCTACAAAATCATTGATTATAACGTGGCGGATCTCCTGATGGAACAAGAGAACCTGCTGCGCAATTTCGTGGCGGGGGCGGTGGCCATGGTGATGCTTTTGGGGCTGCTCAGACGAAAAATAAAGGGTATTTATCATTTCTGCCGCCTGAGGCTCCGGGATAAATATTGGTCGGAGATAATCAAGGGGGACACCGTCAAGCTTGTGCTTGGTATGGCGGAGGTGTCAGCGCTTGTTGCAGTGATGCTGCTGCTATGGAAATTAATCAGATTTAGCTTATATATTCCGCCGGAAAACATACCCAACGAGCTTATTGATGTTTCATTTTGGGTCGAACTCATTAAAAACAGGATTCAAACCGGACTGCAAAGCGCCGGATACACAGCGCCGCCCGGAGAAGTGCAGTTGAATATCCTTAATACCATCCGGAACTGGAACTTGTTTTTAAACATCTTCCTTGGTTGGCCGCTGTTCTTGCTGGGGCTTTACCAGATCAGGCTGCTGCAGGAAAAACTGCTCAAAGTTGAAGTGTTTTGCAGCGTTTTCCTGCCGGCCGCCTTAAGTTTGGGCACTGCCTTGCTGTTGATAATAAAAATGCCTCCCGTCATAGAGAGCGGGGAGGTGTTGCTGGTATTCGGTTCTGTATTTTTAACCGTGGTTAAGGTCAGGGGACACACCTGCTGA
- a CDS encoding efflux RND transporter periplasmic adaptor subunit → MQNQAIADDAQRKKIIGRLSLLFLIAMIGLTFFSNTINNFALPRVQTVRPTNGALIKEIFGAGTVEVKSTREEYADANLRVKEVLVEQGDRVSKGQPILSLEVDSLNLEVDTLSLEVDIQKANYLDEQAHYQQLQLSLAGAREEQAQKQRDYDNLKYLFDNKAETAVNLQNAKKNLADAKRNCEDIQLNLEIQARKVESMAKQVENMTRKADALAQQVANNGVYTAPVDGLITELNFAEGAMTNNSLPLFKLADLGQGFRLIVPIDNDLVDYVKPGDTVSVNILSLGDKKTEGKIDKIVKNSRHEGDEKDLWIDVSLEGLTGGEKGEIYLSKKTKPYANLVPNRAVYDDSGGSYVFVLESRKGPLGTENYLQKVEVNVEDSDNEKSALTDMVLGEVVMQSNKPVEDGDRVLKEAAN, encoded by the coding sequence TTGCAGAATCAAGCAATTGCGGATGATGCGCAAAGAAAAAAAATAATCGGGCGCTTAAGCCTGCTGTTCCTAATAGCGATGATCGGGTTAACTTTCTTCTCCAATACCATCAATAACTTTGCTCTGCCCAGGGTCCAAACGGTCCGGCCGACGAACGGGGCTTTAATCAAAGAAATATTCGGCGCAGGGACGGTCGAGGTCAAATCAACCCGGGAGGAATACGCAGATGCCAATTTGCGAGTAAAGGAGGTCCTGGTGGAGCAGGGGGACAGGGTCAGCAAAGGCCAGCCCATCCTTAGCTTGGAGGTAGACAGCCTTAACTTGGAGGTAGACACCCTTAGTCTGGAGGTAGACATCCAAAAGGCCAATTATCTGGATGAACAGGCCCACTATCAGCAACTGCAGCTTTCGCTGGCGGGGGCCCGGGAAGAGCAGGCGCAAAAACAAAGGGATTACGATAACCTTAAGTACCTGTTTGATAATAAAGCCGAAACGGCGGTAAACCTGCAAAATGCCAAAAAGAACCTGGCGGACGCGAAAAGAAACTGTGAAGACATTCAGCTTAATCTGGAAATACAAGCCAGGAAGGTGGAAAGCATGGCCAAACAGGTGGAAAACATGACCAGAAAGGCGGATGCCCTGGCCCAACAGGTGGCCAATAACGGCGTGTATACAGCGCCCGTGGACGGCCTGATCACAGAACTGAACTTTGCCGAAGGGGCTATGACCAACAACTCCCTGCCCCTGTTTAAATTAGCTGATCTAGGGCAGGGCTTCCGGCTGATCGTGCCCATTGACAATGATTTGGTTGATTACGTCAAACCCGGAGATACGGTAAGTGTTAATATTCTCTCCCTGGGGGATAAAAAAACCGAGGGCAAAATCGACAAGATCGTGAAAAACAGCCGGCACGAGGGGGATGAAAAGGATTTGTGGATCGACGTGTCTCTGGAAGGCCTGACAGGCGGCGAAAAGGGAGAAATTTATTTAAGCAAAAAAACAAAGCCTTACGCCAACCTCGTACCTAACAGGGCGGTTTATGACGACAGCGGCGGCTCCTATGTCTTCGTTCTGGAATCAAGAAAAGGACCTTTGGGTACGGAGAACTATTTGCAAAAGGTGGAAGTCAATGTGGAAGACAGCGATAATGAAAAGTCCGCTCTCACAGATATGGTGCTGGGCGAAGTGGTGATGCAAAGCAATAAGCCGGTGGAGGACGGGGATAGAGTTCTGAAGGAGGCGGCAAATTGA
- a CDS encoding carbohydrate ABC transporter permease produces MNLNRQMTKILHITVLLVLAVIFMFPLAVTVTNSFMSEQEIADNYDPVTDKNLSSYNDDTASHFARLQLIPDVVVLKQYYNVLIKKTQFLFMFWNSVLLTFPIVIGQTIVATLAAYAFAKLKFRGRNFLFFLYIIVMLMPFQVTLVPNYLMAGQLGLLNSRWSIIFPGIFSTFGVFLLKQYMEQIPDSYIEAARVDGANQLQIFLKIILPMSRAGIAAMAILIFIDNWNMVEQPLIFLQDAAKQPLSLYLSRIIDGEKGLAFAASTLYMLPVLLNFLYAEKYLLEGIRLSGIKG; encoded by the coding sequence TTGAATCTAAACCGTCAGATGACAAAAATACTCCATATTACAGTTTTACTGGTACTGGCTGTCATATTCATGTTTCCCCTGGCTGTAACCGTCACCAATTCATTCATGAGTGAACAGGAAATCGCCGATAATTATGACCCGGTGACGGACAAAAATTTAAGCAGCTATAACGATGACACCGCGAGTCACTTCGCCCGGTTACAGCTTATCCCCGACGTGGTGGTGCTGAAGCAGTATTATAACGTACTCATCAAAAAGACCCAGTTCCTTTTCATGTTCTGGAATTCCGTGCTGCTTACCTTCCCTATCGTCATCGGGCAAACGATTGTGGCCACCCTGGCTGCCTATGCCTTTGCCAAACTGAAGTTTAGAGGCAGGAATTTCTTATTTTTCTTGTATATCATTGTAATGCTGATGCCATTCCAGGTAACCCTGGTGCCCAATTATTTAATGGCCGGCCAGTTGGGTCTGCTTAATAGCCGCTGGTCCATTATCTTTCCCGGCATCTTCAGCACTTTTGGCGTATTTCTTTTAAAACAGTATATGGAGCAGATACCGGACTCCTATATTGAAGCAGCCCGAGTGGACGGAGCCAACCAGCTCCAGATTTTCCTTAAAATCATCCTGCCCATGTCCAGGGCCGGCATAGCAGCCATGGCCATACTTATTTTTATCGATAACTGGAACATGGTCGAACAGCCGTTGATTTTTTTACAGGATGCGGCCAAACAGCCTCTTTCACTCTATCTTTCCAGAATCATCGACGGTGAAAAAGGACTGGCCTTTGCCGCGTCCACTTTATACATGCTGCCGGTGCTGCTGAACTTCCTTTACGCTGAAAAATACTTGCTGGAGGGGATTCGGCTTTCCGGAATCAAAGGCTGA
- a CDS encoding sugar ABC transporter permease has translation MRTGKLKTNNDCLAWLFLGPSLLGFALFYLLPFVAGFYYSLVDSPINGTFVGLHNYGALLKNPSFLTALANTAKFTLICVPLNMILSLGVAWLLNQKLQGRNLFRTIMITPLVVPVASVVLVWQAFFDLNGVLNSLIHALGHPPVDWMKTNWSRVVVLVVYLWKNIGYSVILFLAGLQNIPVEYYEAARIDGAGRRQEFFRITLVYLTPTTFFVFVISIINSFKVFRETYLISGEYPHNSIYMLQHYMNNMFMALDYQKLTSAAFIMAVFIVAVVLLLFIVERKITNMIN, from the coding sequence ATGAGAACTGGAAAATTAAAAACTAATAACGACTGCCTGGCCTGGCTTTTCCTCGGGCCCAGCCTGCTGGGTTTTGCTCTTTTTTACTTGCTCCCGTTTGTCGCCGGCTTTTACTATTCCCTGGTGGACAGTCCCATTAACGGTACTTTTGTCGGATTACATAATTACGGCGCTTTGTTAAAAAACCCGAGCTTTTTAACAGCCCTGGCGAATACAGCCAAGTTTACTTTAATCTGTGTACCTCTTAATATGATTCTCTCTCTGGGAGTGGCCTGGTTATTGAACCAAAAATTACAGGGCCGGAACCTGTTTCGCACCATCATGATCACTCCTCTGGTGGTACCCGTAGCCTCGGTAGTCCTGGTTTGGCAGGCTTTTTTTGATTTAAACGGTGTTTTAAATTCCCTGATCCATGCCTTGGGTCACCCACCCGTGGACTGGATGAAAACCAACTGGTCCAGGGTGGTGGTCCTGGTAGTTTATTTATGGAAAAACATTGGTTACAGCGTAATCCTGTTTCTGGCCGGATTGCAAAATATACCGGTTGAATACTACGAAGCGGCCAGGATAGACGGGGCCGGCCGCCGGCAGGAATTTTTCCGGATCACCCTGGTTTATTTGACCCCCACGACTTTTTTTGTTTTTGTTATCTCGATTATCAATTCCTTCAAGGTTTTCCGGGAGACGTACCTTATCTCCGGGGAATATCCCCATAACAGCATCTATATGCTGCAGCACTACATGAACAATATGTTCATGGCCCTGGATTATCAAAAATTGACTTCCGCGGCCTTCATTATGGCTGTCTTTATCGTAGCCGTTGTTTTACTGCTTTTTATCGTGGAGAGAAAAATCACCAACATGATTAATTAA
- a CDS encoding D-alanyl-D-alanine carboxypeptidase, with the protein MVRKLRKKKPGIRILVTFLLMGVMAALVYKSIIIPVYRHIFEEGYDDKTSLYSFLKITPDSSDDRTTPVPSLKLEPESSVTISSDKLNSSNAILINLKDHTIQMQKNSEEKIYPASLTKMMTAIVAIENLPDLKKEIVLTNSVFQGLSEADASMAGFQPGEQVRAIDLLYGVMLPSGAECCIGLADQIAGSEQNFVKIMNQKAADLGMHNTHFENSTGLHSINHYTTVKDLAILLSYALQNDAYREIFTSSRHSTPPTNKHPGGITFYNIMFEELNNRNIIGGEVLGGKTGYTHEAGLCLASLAKVGNREYILISAGAKGDHHSERYNITDALAVYNSIGKNAYNVSPAKVTENVSRQHDKRWLDNPPLERR; encoded by the coding sequence ATGGTACGAAAATTAAGAAAGAAAAAGCCGGGAATACGTATATTGGTAACATTTCTGTTGATGGGTGTTATGGCCGCTCTTGTCTATAAATCCATCATTATTCCAGTATACAGGCACATTTTTGAAGAAGGATATGACGATAAAACCTCGTTATATTCTTTCTTAAAGATAACACCCGATTCTTCTGACGATAGAACAACACCGGTTCCATCGTTGAAGCTAGAACCCGAATCCTCTGTTACCATATCTTCCGATAAACTGAACAGTTCTAATGCGATTCTGATCAATTTAAAAGATCATACCATTCAGATGCAGAAAAACAGTGAAGAAAAAATCTATCCCGCTTCTTTAACAAAGATGATGACAGCCATTGTCGCAATAGAAAACTTGCCTGATTTGAAAAAAGAAATCGTACTTACCAATTCTGTGTTTCAGGGTCTGTCAGAAGCAGATGCATCTATGGCCGGTTTCCAGCCGGGTGAGCAGGTCAGGGCCATTGATCTGTTATATGGGGTGATGCTGCCGAGCGGTGCGGAGTGCTGTATTGGACTTGCTGATCAGATTGCGGGATCAGAACAGAATTTCGTAAAAATAATGAATCAGAAAGCGGCGGATCTCGGCATGCACAACACACATTTTGAGAATTCAACCGGACTTCACAGTATAAATCACTACACAACAGTCAAAGATCTGGCTATTCTTCTAAGCTATGCTTTGCAAAATGATGCTTATCGGGAGATTTTTACTTCATCCCGTCATTCCACACCACCTACGAATAAGCATCCCGGCGGGATAACCTTTTACAATATCATGTTTGAAGAACTCAACAATCGGAACATTATCGGTGGGGAAGTTTTAGGAGGAAAAACCGGATATACCCATGAAGCCGGTCTATGTCTCGCGAGTCTCGCCAAAGTGGGTAACCGGGAATATATTCTGATTTCAGCCGGTGCGAAAGGGGATCACCATTCGGAGCGGTATAATATTACCGATGCCTTAGCCGTATACAATAGTATAGGAAAAAATGCTTACAACGTCAGCCCGGCAAAGGTAACTGAGAACGTTTCGAGGCAACACGATAAAAGGTGGTTAGACAATCCACCTTTGGAACGACGATGA
- the vanS gene encoding vancomycin resistance histidine kinase VanS, whose translation MKSKRDSRRSDYTRLKSKVFFRMFLVVLATTATVYCLRFFIQRNFSVGDSIVQFLKNTLHLRENVALLIYRSMFYRNMETITFIIILIFLVILLKFSIPWFTKYFDEISAGMDKLVEESNAEITLSPELDFMENKLNQIKDNLEKQKKAALDAEQRKNDLVVYLAHDIKTPLTSVIGYLSLLDEVPDMPPEQKAKYVGITLEKAYRLEQLINEFFEITRFNLQTIVLNKEKINLLFMLQQMADEFYPMLTPQEKRVSVNVPDGLTLWGDADKLARVFNNILKNALAYSYANSVIDISAGQQDKNIVLTFTNQGNPIPQKKLETIFEKFYRLDSARSTNTGGAGLGLAIAKEIVTAHGGTISVESSPENTTFAVKLPL comes from the coding sequence TTGAAAAGTAAGAGAGATAGTAGAAGGAGCGATTATACAAGATTAAAAAGTAAAGTGTTTTTTCGAATGTTCCTTGTTGTTCTTGCCACGACTGCAACTGTTTATTGCCTGCGTTTTTTCATTCAAAGAAACTTCAGTGTTGGAGATAGTATTGTACAATTTTTAAAGAATACGTTGCATTTGCGTGAAAACGTTGCTTTATTAATTTATCGGTCTATGTTTTACCGCAATATGGAAACCATTACATTTATTATAATTCTCATATTCTTAGTTATCTTACTTAAATTCTCCATCCCCTGGTTCACAAAATATTTTGATGAAATTAGCGCCGGGATGGATAAACTTGTTGAAGAATCCAATGCTGAAATTACATTATCACCGGAATTGGATTTTATGGAGAATAAGCTTAATCAGATAAAAGACAACTTGGAAAAGCAAAAGAAAGCCGCTCTTGATGCCGAGCAGCGCAAAAATGATTTGGTAGTTTACTTGGCTCATGATATAAAGACACCTCTGACCTCCGTTATAGGATACTTGAGTCTTCTGGATGAAGTTCCTGACATGCCTCCTGAACAGAAGGCAAAATATGTCGGTATTACCTTGGAAAAAGCTTATCGATTAGAACAATTAATAAATGAGTTTTTTGAGATCACCAGGTTTAATCTGCAAACTATTGTTTTGAATAAAGAAAAAATCAATTTACTGTTCATGCTCCAGCAGATGGCGGATGAATTCTATCCAATGCTGACTCCACAGGAAAAGCGGGTGTCCGTCAATGTGCCCGACGGCCTCACTCTGTGGGGAGATGCGGACAAACTGGCCCGTGTGTTCAATAACATTCTGAAAAATGCGCTGGCCTATAGCTATGCAAACAGCGTCATTGACATTTCTGCCGGGCAGCAGGACAAAAATATTGTGCTAACTTTTACTAATCAGGGCAATCCAATCCCGCAGAAAAAGCTTGAAACTATTTTTGAAAAATTTTACCGATTAGATTCCGCGCGTTCCACAAATACCGGCGGAGCGGGGTTGGGTTTGGCTATCGCCAAAGAAATTGTCACGGCCCACGGCGGAACTATCTCTGTGGAAAGCAGCCCGGAAAATACCACATTTGCAGTAAAGCTTCCGTTGTAA
- the vanR gene encoding VanR-ABDEGLN family response regulator transcription factor encodes MSINILVVDDEQSIADLIEVYLKNEGFTICKFYNGQDAFRCVESEQLELAILDVMLPDIDGFTLCRKIREKHNFPVIMLTAKEEEIDKITGLTLGADDYITKPFRPLELVARVKAQLRRFTQYNLAEPNQEEHLIAFSGLVLDKDTHECMLNEKKLSLTPTEFSILWVLCSNRGRVVSSEELFHEVWGDKYFTNSNNTVMVHIRHLREKMHDSAEHPKYIKTVWGVGYKIEK; translated from the coding sequence ATGAGCATTAATATTTTGGTTGTAGACGATGAACAGTCCATAGCGGACTTAATAGAAGTTTATTTAAAAAATGAAGGTTTTACAATATGCAAATTTTATAACGGTCAAGATGCGTTCCGGTGTGTTGAGTCGGAACAATTAGAGCTTGCGATACTTGACGTCATGCTGCCGGATATTGATGGCTTCACTCTTTGCCGGAAAATTAGGGAAAAGCATAATTTCCCGGTTATTATGCTAACAGCCAAAGAAGAAGAAATTGATAAGATTACCGGGCTGACATTAGGCGCGGACGACTATATCACCAAACCGTTCCGGCCTTTGGAGCTTGTTGCCCGTGTAAAGGCGCAGCTCCGGAGATTTACCCAATATAATTTGGCCGAGCCAAACCAGGAAGAACACCTGATTGCCTTTTCCGGCTTGGTATTGGACAAGGATACCCATGAATGTATGTTGAATGAAAAAAAGCTGTCTCTCACTCCTACGGAATTTTCCATCCTTTGGGTGCTTTGCTCCAATCGCGGACGGGTGGTCAGTTCGGAAGAATTGTTCCATGAGGTATGGGGAGACAAGTATTTCACCAACAGCAATAATACGGTAATGGTTCATATCCGACATCTAAGAGAAAAAATGCACGACAGTGCGGAACACCCCAAATATATCAAAACGGTATGGGGGGTTGGCTATAAAATTGAAAAGTAA
- a CDS encoding alpha/beta hydrolase, whose translation MTTQVEKKHISINGVGITCYCAGDGNDAIVLLHGAGVDSAMLSWAEVILLLSGRYQVIAPDLPGYGASGRIDGEYTLSFYSEIVKGIIEAFGGKPVILAGLSLGGGICLNMALVYPELIKVLVLVDAWGLFDKLSWHRLTHWFIRSKLNDNLYEWTNRYPSFIRFSLKYSLFGDKSKVSDDLVAEIQKAMLEPGAGKPFISFQRSEITPTGFTTDLFGRLEEINVPTLLIHGTLDKAVPVKGAILASKRIPDCEMHLMEGCKHWPQKERPEEFANALQLYLGRKL comes from the coding sequence ATGACTACCCAAGTTGAGAAAAAGCATATCAGTATAAATGGAGTAGGTATAACATGCTATTGTGCCGGAGATGGTAACGATGCTATCGTACTATTGCATGGTGCTGGTGTGGATTCAGCAATGCTTTCTTGGGCCGAGGTAATTTTATTGCTATCCGGTCGTTATCAAGTCATTGCGCCGGATTTGCCGGGATACGGAGCAAGCGGTCGGATAGATGGCGAATATACGCTATCGTTCTACTCAGAGATAGTAAAGGGCATAATCGAAGCATTTGGGGGCAAACCGGTTATCCTGGCCGGACTGTCCTTGGGAGGCGGTATATGCCTGAATATGGCGTTAGTCTATCCGGAGCTTATTAAGGTTCTTGTGCTGGTTGACGCATGGGGATTGTTTGATAAATTGTCATGGCATCGGCTAACCCATTGGTTTATTCGTTCAAAGCTCAACGACAATTTATATGAATGGACGAATAGATATCCATCCTTTATCAGATTCTCCTTAAAATACAGCTTGTTTGGTGATAAATCAAAGGTGAGCGATGATTTAGTGGCTGAAATACAAAAAGCCATGCTGGAGCCTGGTGCAGGCAAGCCTTTCATCTCCTTTCAAAGAAGTGAAATTACGCCCACAGGTTTTACTACAGATTTGTTCGGGAGGCTTGAAGAAATAAATGTACCTACACTGCTTATACATGGCACGCTTGACAAAGCGGTTCCTGTAAAAGGCGCCATCCTTGCCAGCAAAAGGATTCCCGATTGCGAGATGCATTTAATGGAAGGATGTAAGCATTGGCCTCAAAAAGAACGTCCGGAAGAATTCGCAAATGCCCTACAATTGTATCTTGGCAGAAAATTATAA
- a CDS encoding NAD-dependent 4,6-dehydratase LegB, which produces MKKALITGADGFIGSHLAEQLIKEGKKVRAFVYYNSFGNWGWLDTFPKELLDEIEIFAGDIRDPNGVRTAMNEVDKVFHLAALIAIPFSYHSPDSYVDTNIKGTLNVLQAARDLGTERILVTSTSEVYGTAQYVPIDEKHPFQGQSPYSATKIGADRLAESFYRSFGAPVTIVRPFNTYGPRQSARAVIPTVIVQLLSGMTEIKLGSLTPTRDFNYVQDTVQGFIDIARSEKTIGLEINIASQQEISIGRLAQELIDQINPAARIICDEQRLRPEKSEVNRLLGSNKLLRELTMWEPKYSLKEGLKETIAFLKENLDRYKADIYNL; this is translated from the coding sequence ATGAAAAAAGCGCTTATTACCGGTGCTGACGGATTTATTGGAAGCCATCTTGCAGAGCAACTTATAAAGGAAGGTAAAAAAGTTAGAGCTTTTGTTTATTATAATTCATTTGGTAATTGGGGTTGGCTTGATACGTTCCCTAAAGAGCTCTTAGATGAAATAGAAATATTTGCAGGGGATATCCGAGATCCCAACGGAGTACGAACAGCAATGAATGAGGTGGATAAGGTTTTTCATCTCGCGGCCTTAATTGCAATTCCATTCAGCTATCATTCGCCTGATTCCTACGTTGATACAAATATTAAAGGCACGCTGAATGTGCTGCAGGCAGCGAGAGATCTGGGTACTGAAAGAATCCTTGTGACCTCCACGTCAGAGGTCTACGGCACTGCACAGTATGTGCCCATTGATGAGAAACACCCTTTTCAAGGGCAATCGCCTTATTCTGCAACAAAGATAGGGGCCGACAGACTGGCGGAGAGCTTTTATCGCAGCTTCGGAGCGCCCGTTACCATAGTACGGCCATTCAACACCTATGGACCGCGCCAGTCAGCCAGGGCGGTGATTCCGACAGTTATTGTTCAGCTTTTATCGGGAATGACGGAAATAAAGCTAGGTTCACTCACTCCGACGCGAGATTTCAATTATGTGCAAGATACTGTCCAGGGGTTTATTGACATCGCCAGGTCGGAGAAAACCATAGGGCTGGAGATTAACATTGCGTCCCAGCAGGAGATTTCCATCGGTCGGCTTGCACAGGAGCTGATTGATCAGATTAATCCTGCTGCCAGGATAATCTGTGACGAGCAAAGACTTCGTCCGGAAAAGAGCGAGGTGAACAGGCTGTTAGGTTCGAATAAATTACTAAGGGAACTTACTATGTGGGAACCAAAGTACAGTTTAAAAGAGGGCCTGAAGGAGACTATAGCGTTTCTTAAGGAGAATTTAGACAGATACAAAGCGGACATTTATAACCTGTAA
- a CDS encoding LegC family aminotransferase, protein MNKFIPLSVPNLKGNELEYVTDAIEKEWVSTGGEYISRYETEIADYLNVESAAACQSGTAGLHLALILSGVEKDHEVIVPTLTFIASVNPVKYLQAHPVFMDCDDSLCMDMGKLKKFCQSECDFIDHKLVNRYTGRHVKAIVVVHVFGNMADMSAVMDIAEAYNLKVIEDATEALGTYYLEGRYKGKYAGTIGDIGVYSFNGNKIITTGGGGMIVSNDNSLIQRAKYLSTQAKNDAANFIHNEVGYNYRMTNLQAALGVAQLERLESFISVKAENYKLYQSGINDRLNGLKILDFRDDIRPNYWFYPLYITDSDKYSRKKIIKYLADNNIQARPVWGLIHEQKPYLNNQDYMIEKAPHYYNRIVNLPCSSNLSADDVHTVIDKIRAIS, encoded by the coding sequence TTGAATAAATTCATACCCTTATCCGTTCCTAATCTGAAGGGTAACGAGCTGGAATATGTAACTGACGCGATTGAAAAGGAATGGGTTTCCACCGGCGGAGAATATATATCCAGATATGAAACGGAAATTGCCGATTATTTAAACGTGGAATCAGCAGCTGCATGTCAGAGTGGAACTGCCGGCCTACATTTAGCCTTAATTTTATCGGGTGTTGAAAAGGATCATGAGGTGATCGTACCGACGCTGACGTTTATAGCTTCCGTAAACCCGGTGAAATATCTGCAGGCCCATCCTGTTTTTATGGATTGCGATGATTCTTTATGCATGGATATGGGGAAGTTAAAGAAGTTTTGCCAGTCAGAGTGTGATTTTATTGACCATAAATTAGTTAACAGATATACGGGAAGACATGTTAAAGCAATAGTGGTTGTCCATGTTTTCGGCAACATGGCGGATATGTCGGCAGTTATGGATATCGCCGAGGCTTATAATCTCAAGGTGATTGAGGATGCCACCGAGGCCTTGGGGACCTATTACCTTGAGGGCAGATATAAAGGCAAGTACGCCGGGACAATAGGCGATATAGGCGTTTATTCCTTTAACGGCAACAAAATTATTACCACCGGCGGCGGGGGGATGATCGTCTCAAATGATAACAGCCTGATACAAAGAGCCAAATATCTGTCCACACAGGCAAAGAATGATGCCGCTAATTTCATCCACAATGAGGTGGGCTATAATTACAGAATGACCAACCTCCAGGCAGCGTTGGGAGTTGCACAGCTGGAGCGGCTTGAGTCCTTTATTTCCGTGAAAGCAGAAAACTATAAGCTGTACCAAAGCGGTATAAATGACAGGCTGAACGGCTTGAAGATATTGGATTTCCGGGATGATATACGGCCGAACTATTGGTTCTATCCACTGTATATTACTGACTCAGACAAATACTCCCGAAAGAAAATAATCAAATATCTGGCTGATAATAATATCCAGGCACGCCCGGTATGGGGACTTATTCATGAGCAGAAGCCCTACTTAAATAACCAGGATTATATGATTGAGAAAGCGCCCCACTATTATAACCGCATTGTTAATCTTCCCTGCAGCAGCAATTTGTCCGCTGACGATGTGCATACGGTTATTGATAAAATCAGGGCGATATCTTAA